One genomic region from Diabrotica undecimpunctata isolate CICGRU chromosome 9, icDiaUnde3, whole genome shotgun sequence encodes:
- the Dna2 gene encoding DNA replication ATP-dependent helicase/nuclease DNA2, which yields MNKPRRAKVKSPDKNNLKISEFFFKDRTNLKANSTKDENCEQTSNVAIIADTKSNRAGKIVNKNNDSTQSMVPLHNNRKRKSSEDEVDKECKKLHQDEEISYIKDHNVDESLDVTNCSILNQEPKDKLSSPEKLIKVKSPMRHKIEKENKNKLVSPVKKQLTEMDSFPDICQVDFDDWEENNVVEPESSDLDLSQPCHCKITKITSSGHTIILNLLSTKESKEGICEIHGIWTYTNLSIGDTIYITCVKINNTWVVNNDCGLVVFEPDLLVSSTSVVGSLWCKRRNVLAERFRGFDSTNRYMILGTLIHSTLQHALKYNICETEKLEGLVKKFMSKSRVVKNLYECDVSPEWINDEVVKYIPRIQEFMNVYVNKANSRLQVKDNWRGKIDDIEDVEENIWCPELGIKGKIDVTVQVNNKAMPLELKTGKTSVSLEHRGQVMLYLMMMNKIGYNATSGLLLYIKEGVIKEVSHTKKEERDLIYLRNELVYYLTRSVTEVGNILIPPSLPEPINHKSCANCPYSAICTVYAHFNKENISSKPTLKSIQEDILQNLEQSHIDYFMKWTSLLVIESESNTGTKDIKEIYLMPPSDREKKGRCISNLRISKVSDVVDELYFEHYFEKIVPDSSRNFTTSGLTVGGYVVVSTDKRHAVAAGFVNDITTTSISVTLERNLTLKFQNQTFYLDSYDSGSLQSFNLSSLALLLEPTPRADTLRKIIVDKQRPTFRTTLPKVVGTTGKAILKRLNRVQQRAVLKAITANEYFLIKGMPGTGKTATIVALIQLLYELGKTILITSHTNSAVDNVCLKLLKYGVKFIRLGSESKIHKDLHEYSEHNLTKNCTTSSDYETVYNSAQVLAVTCFASGHPVLTKRCLDICIVDESTQVLQPSVIRPLYACKTFILIGDNDQLPAVIKSSKAKDLGMSESLFERLYVTDAATSLNINYRMNKTITSLANNLTYNGELQVGNNAIENATISFPNKQILIDLYSSDSWILKALDDSLDNAVQFLDTGPVWSLKQDVDWKIHTSFARSASTDDTSSKVNIHEAAVIFKLVEALLKAGLPAKDIGVIASYRHQVEQLSTILKSECIDINTVDQFQGKDKSVIVYSCGNSKNTDTFKTPKKDDILEDKRRLTVAITRAKHKLVIVGDVKTLMVYSTFKKLLSNFSKNVIKLYDSKNFSWEQCLLLNES from the exons ATGAATAAACCACGTAGAGCAAAAGTTAAAAGTCCAgacaaaaacaatttaaaaatttcggAGTTTTTCTTCAAAGATAGAACAAATTTAAAAGCGAATAGCACCAAAGATGAAAATTGTGAACAAACTAGTAATGTGGCAATAATAGCGGATACGAAAAGTAACAGAGCAGGAAAAATAGTAAATAAGAACAATGATTCTACACAATCAATGGTTCCACTTCATAATAACAGAAAAAGAAAGTCAAGTGAAGACGAAGTTGATAAAGAGTGTAAAAAACTCCACCAAGATGAAGAAATAAGTTATATTAAAGACCATAATGTAGATGAATCATTAGATGTTACAAATTGTTCTATTTTAAACCAAGAACCAAAAGATAAACTTAGTTCACCTGAAAAGTTGATAAAAGTGAAGAG TCCAATGAGGCATAAgattgaaaaagaaaacaaaaacaaacttgTATCACCAGTTAAAAAACAACTTACAGAGATGGATAGTTTTCCAGACATTTGTCAAGTCGATTTTGATGATTGGGAAGAAAATAATGTGGTAGAGCCAGAAAGTTCTGATTTAGATTTAAGTCAGCCATGTCATTGTAAAATAACGAAAATAACATCATCGGGCCATACAATTATACTAAATTTGTTATCTACAAAAGAAAGTAAAGAAGGTATTTGCGAAATACATGGTATTTGGACTTACACTAACTTATCTATTGGTGACACAATATATATCACTTGTGTCAAAATTAACAACACTTGGGTAGTTAATAATGACTGTGGTTTAGTAGTGTTTGAGCCAGATTTACTGGTGTCTTCTACATCTGTGGTAGGTTCTTTATGGTGTAAAAGAAGAAACGTGTTAGCTGAAAGGTTCAGAGGTTTCGACAGCACAAATCGATATATGATTCTTGGAACTTTGATCCACAGCACCCTACAACACGCCTTAAAATACAACATTTGCGAGACAGAAAAACTGGAAGGATTAGTTAAAAAATTTATGTCAAAAAGTCGTGTTGTTAAAAACCTTTATGAGTGCGACGTATCACCTGAATGGATCAACGATGAAGTTGTCAAATATATACCAAGGATACAAGAATTCATGAACGTCTATGTGAACAAAGCAAACAGTAGATTACAAGTAAAAGACAACTGGCGAGGAAAGATAGACGACATAGAGGATGTGGAAGAAAATATTTGGTGTCCAGAACTGGGTATAAAAGGAAAAATCGACGTAACTGTTCAAGTAAACAATAAAGCTATGCCGCTGGAGCTCAAAACAGGTAAAACGTCGGTATCTTTGGAGCATAGAGGTCAAGTAATGTTGTATCTCATGATGATGAACAAAATTGGTTACAATGCAACTTCCGGACTGCTTCTTTATATCAAAGAAGGTGTAATAAAAGAGGTATCACATACGAAAAAGGAAGAAAGAGATTTGATATATTTAAGAAATGAGTTAGTGTACTACCTAACAAGATCTGTTACTGAAGTCGGAAATATTTTGATCCCTCCCAGTCTGCCTGAACCTATAAATCACAAGAGCTGCGCCAATTGTCCGTACAGCGCTATCTGTACCGTTTATGCTCACTTCAATAAGGAAAACATATCTTCTAAGCCGACTCTAAAAAGTATCCAAGAAGACATTTTACAAAACCTTGAGCAATCTCATATAGATTATTTCATGAAGTGGACTAGCTTACTCGTGATCGAATCAGAGTCGAATACAGGTACGAAAGATATAAAAGAAATCTATCTAATGCCTCCGAGTGATAGAGAAAAGAAAGGTAGATGTATTTCGAATCTAAGGATATCGAAAGTTAGTGATGTTGTCGATGAATTGTATTTTGAACATTATTTCGAAAAAATAGTCCCAGATAGTTCAAGAAACTTTACAACTAGTGGTTTAACTGTCGGTGGTTATGTTGTTGTTAGTACCGATAAGAGACACGCTGTTGCGGCAGGTTTTGTTAACGATATTACAACGACGTCTATATCGGTCACTTTAGAACGAAATTTAACACTCAAGTTCCAAAACCAAACGTTTTACTTAGACAGCTACGATTCCGGTAGCCTACAATCATTTAATTTGAGCAGCTTGGCTCTGTTATTAGAACCAACTCCGAGAGCAGATACCCTAAGGAAAATAATAGTTGACAAGCAGCGTCCCACATTTCGAACGACATTGCCTAAAGTTGTCGGTACTACTGGTAAAGCCATACTAAAAAGACTGAATAGAGTACAACAAAGAGCCGTGTTGAAAGCCATAACTGCgaatgaatattttttaataaaagggATGCCTGGTACTGGAAAAACTGCTACTATTGTAGCCTTGATACAGTTATTGTATGAACTAGGTAAGACAATTCTTATTACGAGTCATACAAATTCAGCTGTTGATAATGTTTGCCTTAAGTTGTTGAAGTATGGTGTCAAATTTATTAGATTGGGATCAGAGTCAAAGATTCACAAAGATTTGCACGAATATTCAGAGCATAACCTTACGAAAAATTGTACGACGTCTAGCGACTACGAAACTGTTTATAATAGTGCTCAAGTTTTAGCTGTGACTTGTTTTGCTTCTGGGCATCCAGTGTTAACCAAACGTTGCTTAGATATATGTATAGTAGATGAAAGTACACAAGTACTACAACCATCTGTGATAAGACCGCTATATGCCTGTAAAACTTTTATACTAATAGGTGACAATGATCAGTTGCCGGCTGTTATTAAAAGCAGCAAAGCTAAAGATTTAGGTATGTCTGAAAGTTTGTTCGAAAGACTCTATGTAACAGACGCTGCTACATCCTTAAACATTAATTACAGAATGAACAAAACTATAACGTCTTTAGCTAATAATCTAACATACAACGGCGAGCTGCAAGTTGGCAACAACGCTATTGAAAACGCCACAATAAGTTTCccaaataaacaaattttaattgacTTGTATAGTTCTGATAGTTGGATATTGAAAGCACTAGATGACTCACTAGATAATGCTGTACAGTTTCTTGATACAGGCCCCGTGTGGAGTCTAAAACAAGACGTTGACTGGAAAATACACACAAGTTTTGCACGTTCAGCCAGTACAGACGATACTAGTTCTAAAGTAAACATCCATGAAGCAGCTGTTATTTTCAAACTTGTCGAAGCTTTGCTCAAAGCTGGTCTTCCAGCTAAAGATATAGGTGTAATTGCAAGTTATCGGCACCAAGTTGAGCAATTGTCCACCATCCTTAAGTCTGAGTGTATAGACATAAACACTGTGGATCAGTTTCAAGGTAAAGACAAAAGTGTCATCGTTTATTCGTGTGGTAATTCCAAAAACACCGATACCTTCAAGACACCCAAAAAAGACGACATTTTAGAAGATAAGAGAAGACTGACTGTTGCTATTACTAGAGCGAAACACAAACTTGTCATTGTCGGTGATGTTAAGACTCTCATGGTCTATTCTACGTTTAAAAAACTTTTGTCTAATTTTAGTAAAAACGTTATCAAACTGTACGATTCTAAAAACTTCTCTTGGGAGCAATGTTTACTTTTAAATGAGtcctaa